The following proteins are co-located in the Spirosoma montaniterrae genome:
- a CDS encoding nuclear transport factor 2 family protein, which yields MKSILLLVAGLVFATATFAQTAPTDPMQDPTALTNAFFKAMLDEDGTLNKYLTSDFSITSFDGQTVDGDLLAQGVGGGFVIVETATISDARTRQYNNDAAVTTGNWKAKGSIQGQGFDSNVAFSVTSVKQGTGWKIANIQFTAAK from the coding sequence ATGAAATCCATTTTATTACTTGTTGCCGGTTTAGTGTTCGCCACCGCTACGTTTGCACAAACCGCGCCCACCGACCCCATGCAGGACCCTACGGCCCTAACCAATGCTTTCTTCAAAGCTATGCTCGATGAAGATGGCACCCTTAACAAATACCTGACGTCAGATTTTAGCATTACCAGTTTCGACGGGCAAACCGTTGATGGCGATTTGCTGGCGCAGGGCGTTGGCGGAGGCTTTGTAATCGTTGAAACGGCTACGATTTCGGACGCACGGACAAGGCAGTACAACAACGATGCCGCCGTAACCACGGGCAACTGGAAAGCCAAAGGCAGCATTCAGGGGCAGGGCTTCGACAGCAACGTGGCCTTCTCGGTAACGAGCGTGAAACAGGGAACTGGCTGGAAAATCGCCAACATTCAGTTTACGGCAGCCAAATGA